The DNA segment AATCATTTTGACAAGTGATGAACCTGGTGAAGCAAAAAAGTTAGTGGCCGACGGTGCGCAAAAAGTAATCATCCCAGGTGTGATCACAGGTGAATTTTTATATGAATACATTTCGCGAGGGATGCGAAATAACAACTAAGAGAATTGGAAGATAAAATGGAGTTTCAGAACCTTATCTGATTTTACTTCGAATTTCGCTGAGAAGATCAATTTGAATCGCTTGGATTTTCATCATTTTCGACCATTGGTCCAGTAAAAGATGATCCACTTTTTCATGTAAGGTTCTGATTTCAATTTCGGATTTTAGATTAATTTTGTAATCATTCTCTGAACGAATTCTATCCTTTAGTTCTTGTCTGTTTTGACTCATCATGATGATGGGTGCTTGAATTGCGGCAACACAGGATAAGATTAAATTTAACAAGATAAAAGGGTAAGGGTCAAAGACATTGAAATAGAGATAAAAACTATTCCCTAAAATCCAAAGGAATAAGACAGAAAAAAAAGCGATAATAAATTTCCAACTTCCACCAAAGGTAGCCACTTTATCCGAAATTTTTTCTCCAAATGTAGGTGCATCTGTTTTCAAAGAAGTATCAATTGTCAAAATTTCGTTATCATTAATACTTTTGATAACTTCTCTTTCTAGGTTTTCAATATTACCTTTTTCTTCTTCAACCAAATTGGTAATATACTTCATTCTAAATAGATTAAAATCATTTTTACAAATTCTACTTTGTTCATTCCAACCTGGAAAATCAGAATGAATCAATTCTACTATTTCGTCACCAATTCCAATGGCGCTGATCAATTGATTTTCTCGGAATGATTTTTGACACACAAAACAAATGTTATTTTCCATGGACTAAATCAGACCTTTCTCTTGGAACTCTCTTTTCACCACTTCTAAATCGGCAGGAGAATCCACACCCAAGTTGGCTTTCTCTGCAAGAAACACTCCTATCGTTCCACCATTTTGTAAGGCACGGAGTTGTTCCAAAGACTCAAAAGTTTCCCAATCAGAAGGAGGCAATTGGTTATAGGACATTAAAAAATCACGT comes from the Leptospira ellinghausenii genome and includes:
- a CDS encoding DUF1003 domain-containing protein translates to MCQKSFRENQLISAIGIGDEIVELIHSDFPGWNEQSRICKNDFNLFRMKYITNLVEEEKGNIENLEREVIKSINDNEILTIDTSLKTDAPTFGEKISDKVATFGGSWKFIIAFFSVLFLWILGNSFYLYFNVFDPYPFILLNLILSCVAAIQAPIIMMSQNRQELKDRIRSENDYKINLKSEIEIRTLHEKVDHLLLDQWSKMMKIQAIQIDLLSEIRSKIR